Proteins found in one Aethina tumida isolate Nest 87 chromosome 1, icAetTumi1.1, whole genome shotgun sequence genomic segment:
- the LOC109609156 gene encoding exosome complex component RRP46 yields the protein MEKKPFNYSIGYLTRPDGCVVFSKRGTTVIAGVYGPVEIKYNKMVIDKAVVECHLRHKMGIPGVAQKFVDMIIKNICESSLMASLYPRTTVTITIQELENKGHLISNAVNAACLACLKSGIDMKYMFAAATCFLIGETLSFLPPDEKSSSQATFVFVFNNVDNKIIASHTEGQYSEEIYMQALNMCLIEAKNIFKFFKQIIIEEIQNKK from the exons atggaAAAGAAACCATTTAACTATTCAATAGGATATTTGACCAGGCCTGATGGCTGTGTTGTTTTTAGTAaaa gaGGAACCACTGTAATAGCTGGGGTCTATGGCCCGGTGGagattaaatacaataaaatggtCATTGACAAGGCTGTTGTAGAATGCCACTTAAGACATAAAATGGGTATTCCag GTGTTGcacaaaaatttgttgatatgatcataaaaaatatatgtgaatCCTCACTGATGGCATCATTATATCCTCGAACTACTGTTACTATAACCATACAAGAACTAGAAAATAAGGgtcat ttaatttcaaaTGCAGTTAATGCTGCCTGTTTAGCTTGTTTAAAGTCTGGAATAGACATGAAGTATATGTTTGCTGCAGCTACCTGCTTCTTGATTGGTGAAACCTTAAGTTTTCTGCCACCTGATGAAAAGTCAAGTTCACAGGCCACTTTTGTATTTGTCTTCAATAATGTggacaacaaaattattgctTCTCACACTGAAGGACAATATTCAgaagaaatatatatgcaaGCACTAAATATGTGTTTGATTgaagcaaaaaatattttcaaattttttaaacagattaTAATTGAGgagatacaaaataaaaaataa
- the LOC109609139 gene encoding protein YIF1B produces the protein MNYNANTGGRQPFGRKIKRVSDVNSMGYNPYEQPNAQQPLYPDLPNTNQFQQDFNNHQAAGFNQNYAQPVPQNQSGYQYPQPQFANSGPGGIPKIDVLGQPIIQDIAMQYGQQLADVGSTRIKQEVERYVPITKLKYYFAVDTSYVLNKLILLFFPFTHKDWSIKYEQDGQPVQPRFEINAPDLYIPTMAYVTYVLISAIVLGVQERFTPEQLGILASSALAWCVVELVIYTCTLYIIQVDTSLKTFDLLAYSGYKFVGTIFSISSYLVGGKTAYYCCLIYSNLALAFFLVRSLKVQVLSESNTNQSGYYDQQPVSGNKRRLYFLLFVAAVQPVLSWWLSFHLLRGSPIPTDTVQ, from the exons ATGAATTATAATGCAAACACTGGAGGCAGACAGC ctttcggaagaaaaattaaacgaGTCAGCGATGTAAATTCCATGGGATACAACCCCTATGAACAGCCAAACGCCCAGCAACCACTGTATCCAGACTTACCAAATACCAATCAATTCCAACAAG ATTTCAATAACCACCAGGCAGCtggttttaatcaaaattatgcaCAACCAGTCCCACAAAATCAGAGCGGTTACCAGTATCCACAGCCTCAGTTTGCCAATTCAGGACCAGGAGGAATACCAAAAATAGATGTGCTTGGACAACCAATTATTCAAGACATTGCTATGCAATATGGACAACAA TTGGCAGATGTTGGCTCAACAAGAATAAAACAGGAAGTTGAGAGATATGTTCCTATCACAAAGCTTAAATACTATTTTGCTGTTGATACATCATATGTACTGAACAAGTTGATATTGTTGTTCTTCCCCTTTACACACAAG GATTGGTCAATCAAATATGAACAAGATGGTCAACCAGTACAGCCTAGATTTGAGATTAATGCGCCTGATTTGTATATACCAACCATGGCTTATGTAACATACGTTTTAATTTCCGCAATAGTTCTCGGTGTACAGGAGCGATTCACCCCCGAGCAATTAGGCATTTTGGCATCGTCAGCCTTGGCATGGTGTGTGGTGGAGTTGGTGATTTACACTTGCACCTTGTACATTATTCAAGTAGACACTAGTTTGAAGACCTTCGATTTGCTCGCGTACAGTGGCTATAAATTCGTAGGGactatatttagtatttcaagTTATTTAGTGGGCGGGAAGACTGCATATTACTGTTGtttgatatattcaaatttggcCCTTGCTTTTTTCCTTGTTAGGTCTTTGAAGGTGCAAGTCTTGTCAGAATCTAATACCAATCAATCAGGATATTACGATCAACAACCTGTATCTGGAAATAAGAGGCGTCTctactttttattgtttgttgctGCTGTACAACCTGTGTTGTCTTGGTGGTTGTCATTCCATCTTTTAAGGGGCAGTCCGATTCCGACAGATACTGTTCAATAA